DNA from Doryrhamphus excisus isolate RoL2022-K1 chromosome 19, RoL_Dexc_1.0, whole genome shotgun sequence:
CATTTTGTTGTATGAAATAGAATTTTGCATTAAAGTGTATTGTAAGTATAATAGCGCAGATTTCACTTATGCTATGCAGCTAGCCAACAATGTCCGAGTACATTTTTGACCTGAATATAGTGACTGCATAAATCAGAAActtcattattttaaatgagggtgtccaaagtgcggccccgggggccatttgtagcccatggttgttgttttgtttttttttattaatgacaaattgtggctaatttaaaaatatataatttaacacaaaaaacggcaacaataaaaagtaaaatgactagtaattttagaaaaattaaataaattaatctttCATGAGAATTACATTGTAATAATATgagataaataatataataataaaataaaatatataatataataatgagataaaaataactacatcactttattagcataaagttgaaatattaaacaaaaactaataatgataaaaatatattaaaaaaaataaaaataactaataatattaaacaagTCATTAAAtgagggtgtccaaagtgcggccccgggGGCCTTTTGTAGCCCatggttgttgttttgttttttttattaatggcaaattgaaaaatatataatttaacacaaaaaacggcaacaataaaaagcaaaatggcTAGTAATTTTAGAAagttaaataaagttaatttttttaagttaaaaaaagttaatCATTTCATGAGAATTACATTGTAATAATATgagataaataatataataataaaataaaatatataatataataatgagataaaaataaCTCTACATCACTTtattagcataaagttgaaatattaaacaaaaactaataatgataaaaaaatatataaaaaaataataactaataatgttaaacaaaaaaagttaatggattggattaattgaattaagttataatttctggaaaaaataatataatgtgaggagaataaagtcaattttatgggaataagtaCAATTGACAAGAAGCTGGaattgtccaaagtgcggccccgggggccatttgtagcacatggttgttgttttgttttttttattaatggcaaatttaaaaatatataatttaacacaaaaaaccgcaaacaataaaaagcaaaatggcTAGTAATTTTAGAaagttaaataaagttaaaaatttttaagtaaaaaaaaaaagttaatcatTTAATGAGAATTACATTGTAATAATATgagataaataatataataataaaataaaatatataatataataatgagataaaaataactacatcactttattagcataaagttgaaatattaaacaaaaactaaatgataaaaaaaatataaaaataattaataatattaaacaagTCATTATTATGGAATTAATGGATTGGATTAATTGAATtaagttataaaaaaatatatatataaaaaaataaataacaaaaataataactaataatattaaacaaaaaaagtcatattgttaTGAAATTAATGGATTGGATTAATTGAATGAAATTAtaatttctgcaaaaaataatataatgtgaggagaataaagtcaatttaattaaatttgacaatttaacaattaattaaacaatttaattaaatttattataattttggaTGGATGTgacctttattttgaaatgccaTGATCATACCTGGAAAGGCTCCCCACTGCCAATCTTCTCTTGTCGTGATGCCTTTGAACGCGTCACATGACTTGTGTGTGCCCAGGCAGAAAAGAAAGGTGCGTCGCAGACCGTGGTGGGCATCATATTCGGCTGCTACGCCGTCTCCAATCTGATTGGCTCGCTGATCCTGGGCCGATATGTAAGTAGCACACATGTTAATCCGTGCTagcggctagctagctagctttatGCTTTGATTCTTTACGGCAGATTGTTCAAATCGGCGCCAAGATGATGCTCATCGTGGGACTCTTCGTGTCGTCGGCCTGCACCATCATCTTCGGGTGAGGATGAGGTCTCGGATCAAAAGAGACGCGGGATTCAGGTTGTGTTTGCGCCCCCCTGCAGGCTACTGGACAGAGTCCCCGCCGGCTCCACTTTCATCGCTCTGTGCATTATCGTGAGGTCGGTGGACGCCGTGGGCTTCGCAGGCGCCATGACCTCTTCCTTTGCGCTCTCAGCTAAAGTTTTCCCGAACAATGTGGCCACTGTTCTGGTGAGTGTACGCGTCCCTTGTCTCCGTGGCATGTTGTTTACACGTCACCGTCACGAGCCTCGCATTGCTTTGCATTGCATTCCCCGCCTAAAAGCACCTTGGGAAAAATAGTAGTGGATCGCGGAAACatgcatccttccattttctgtgccgcttatcttcataaggagcgtgctggagcctatctggGTTGGGTCCATAGAAGCATATGACTCTTCCAGGGAAAAGCTGGGAAAACCTTTGCACTACTAGGCCTGGTCGATTATCATTTCGACCTTTCGTCCATTTTGTCACATTTAGCCCATTAGATGGTACTCAAGTGACGCAATAGTACGGTAAACCtcgtaaatcagattttttttccttgactatgtttccaatgtacctggacgcgcaacCTGGCAACCTGGCAacctggcaacgctgcaaacgacgtcgtaaaatccgatttacgcatataccggatataaatccgatatatgcgtaaaacggacattttccggtatacgcatataacggatttcgcttatatcggacaaaaccagtgggaacaattgaatccgatacagtaaacctcggatatatcggactcggatatatcagaaattcgctcacaacagacggatttttctgtaatgcatttccaataaaaattcattgcatatatcggattttttttataacggatttcgcctatttcggacaaaatctccagtcccgttccaatgcatttccatgaaatttccctggcatatatcggatggccgcatcgtggcgctcccgattcgccgaatcgtgacaggccgctatacgacgtcatttacgcatataccggatataaatcccatatatgcgtaaaacggacattttccggtatacgcatataacggatttcgcttatattggacaaaaccagtggactagctggtgtgttttggatcattgtcctactGAAGAACCCTAGTCCActacaaagtcttcatttggtttggtGGACTTGTTGgtatgttttggatcattgtcctactGAAGAACTCGAGGCCACTCcgaagtcttcatttggtttggtggacttgctggtgtgttttggatctttGTCATTGCTGAAGAACCCAGGTTGAtttcagcagaattcatgctttcaggtcctgaagcagcaaaacggccccagaccgtcacactaccaccaccatattttactgttgctatgatctttttctgaaattcCAAACGTAATGGggcacacaccttccaaaaagtccaacttttgtccggtcagaccacagagtattttctcaaaggtcttggagatcatcaagatgttcttCAAAATGGAGACCAGACTTAAaacttctttttgttcagcagtggttttggtcaaGTGAGGCCTGGACTTCTTTCGTTgtccggccactcctgggaaggttccccactgttccatgttttcaccattttttggataatggctctcactgtggtttgccgGAGTCCCAAAATGTCTTTCTAACCTTTTCCATACTGATGGTTCTTTCTGTCTCACCAGGGAAGTCTGGAGATTTTCACCGGACTGGGCCTCATCCTGGGCCCACCAGTCGGAGGGTGGTTCTACGAGTCGTTTGGCTACGAGGTTCCCTTCATGTTGCTGGGATGCTTCCTGTTGGCCATGGTGCCGCTCAACATCTACATCCTGCCGTCCATTGGTACGAGAGTTGATGGTCGTTGTTGGTGTTTATGTCCCAAAAGATGCTAAGTTTTTGGCACACAGACGCCGTTTCCTCAAAGTCCTCTTTCTTCCGCCTTCTGAAAAACGTGAAAATCCTGCTGCTCTGCTACGTCATCTTCACCctgagctcgggtctgggcttCCTGGATACCACGTTGTCCCTGTACGCCGTGAACCAGGTGATGGCGAAGCTTTGTCCCACGTTTGAATCAGTGCTTAAGTCTTCTTTTCCGTGAGATAGTTCCATTTGACCGCCGGCTACGTGGGTGTCATCATGCTGGGTCTGTCGTTTCCGTACTGCGTGGGGTCACCGCTGATGGGCGTCGTCACGGATAAATATCCGGTGAGTGTCAAAGCGAGCGTGCATGTTCACAACGCTTTCACCGATGCTCTTCGCGGTCTTCTCACTAGGCCTCCAGGAGATGGTTAATGGTGGTCGGCGGCGTCGCCACGGCCGTTGGGTTCCTGTTGCTGGGGCCCGCCCCTTTCCTTCACATCCCAAAGTGAGTGGCGTGGACACTGCTGACACAGCAGCACGGTGGATTAGTGTAGATAAAGACTGATTGGGATGTCTTGGTGGTTTTGTATGCGAATGAGAAGGATTCGGTCGTGGCgagtttttttattgaacaaACCTCACCGACcgtggcgtttttgtgtccttgttgaagCGTGTAATAATCCCCCCCACGCTGCGTGGCTCGCCTTACTCCGCTGTGTCCACGGGTCCGGACACCGGCTGCATGTCATTATTTTACGACTTTTTACCGCTTTAAAAaagtactatactatactgtaaaaagtataaagtataaaaagtaCTGTAGTATACTttacctcataattatgactttattcccataatatttcgatttttttttctctcataaaacttaactttttccgcaacttAACTTCGCAAATTTCTTCAAAATATTTTCTTCAATatatttctggtaaaaaaaaaataaataaataaagaaaattctCGTTAGATTACAATTTATttatctgaatattttgacttaattcttgtaaaattactgcagatttttccatttgtgctgcagttttttttttaactttatcatagtataataaataataataataatacattttatttgtatagcgcttttcaaaatactcaaagaggGTTTTcggaaaaatggagttgaataaaagcaagtaaacggAGTAagagatacattaaaatacaacattcatttgtttaatataataaataataataatgataaatccgagggagaaaaaaaaaatcaactgcaatcaagcatttgtgtcCTGTCACATTTAGGCCAGTATATGGTACTCAAGTGACGCAATAGTAGTTATGAATGGCGGGACTGGtggttaagggagaaaaaaaaaaatcaactgcaatcaagcatttgtgtcCTGTCACATTTAGGCCAGTATATGGTACTCAAGTGACGCAATAGTAGTTATGAATGGCGGGACTGGtggttaagggagaaaaaaaaaatcaactgcaatcaagcatttgtgtcCTGTCACATTTAGGCCAGTATATGGTACTCAAGTGACGCAATAGTAGTTATGAATGGCGGGACTGGtggttaagggagaaaaaaaaaaatcaactgcaatcaagcatttgtgtcCTGTCACATTTAGGCCAGTATATGGTACTCAAGTGACGCAATAGTAGTTATGAATGGCGGGACTGGtggttaagggagaaaaaaaaaaatcaactgcaatcaagcatttgtgtcCTGTCACATTTAGGCCAGTATATGGTACTCAAGTGACGCAATAGTAGTTATGAATGGCGGGACTGGtggttaagggagaaaaaaaaaatcaactgcaatcaagcatttgtgtcCTGTCACATTTAGGCCAGTATATGGTACTCAAGTGACGCAATAGTAGTTATGAATGGCGGGACTGGtggttaagggagaaaaaaaaaaatcaactgcaatcaagcatttgtgtcCTGTCACATTTAGGCCAGTATATGGTACTCAAGTGACGCAATAGTAGTTATGAATGGCGGGACTGGtggttaagggagaaaaaaaaaatcaactgcaatcaagcatttgtgtcCTGTCACATTTAGGCCAGTATATGGTACTCAAGTGACGCAATAGTAGTTATGAATGGCGGGACTGGtggttaagggagaaaaaaaaatcaactgcaatcaagcatttgtgtcCTGTCACATTTAGGCCAGTATATGGTACTCAAGTGACGCAATAGTAGTTATGAATGGCGGGACTGGtggttaagggagaaaaaaaaaaaatcaactgcaatcaagcatttgtgtcCTGTCACATTTAGGCCAGTATATGGTACTCAAGTGACGCAATAGTAGTTATGAATGGCGGGACTGGtggttaagggagaaaaaaaaaaaatcaactgcaatcaagcatttgtgtcCTGTCACATTTAGGCCAGtatacaggtaagggccagaaaattagaatattttcataaacttgatttatttcagtcattgtgttcaaaaggtataacttttacattatatttaatcattgcacacagactgatgcatttcaaatgtttatttctttaattttgatgattataggtggcaacaaatgaaaatccgaaattccgtgggtcagaaaattagaatattacctaaggccaatacaaaaaaaggatttttagaaatgttggccaactgaaaagtatgaacgtgaaaaatatgagaatgtacagtactcaatacttggttggagctccttttgcctcaatgactgcattaatgcggcgtggcatggagtcgatcagtttctggcactgctcaggtgttatgagagcccaggttgctttgatagtggccttcagctcttctgcatttttgggtctggcattctgcatcttcctcttaacaataccccacagattttcgatggggctaaggtcaggcgagttggctggccaattgagaacagaaatatcatggtccttaaaccaggcactggtagatttggcgctgtgtgcaggcgccaagtcctgttggaacgtaaaatccccatctccataaagcaggtcagcagcaggaagcatgaagtgctctaaaacttgctggtagacggctgcgttgaccttggatctcaggaaacagagtggaccgacaccagcagatgacatggcaccccaaaccatcactgatggtggaaacttcacactagacttcaagcaacgtggatcctgtgcctctcctctcttcctccagactgtgggacctcgatttccaaaggaaatgcaaaatttgctttcatcagaaaacataactttggaccactcagcagcagtccagctctttttttccttagcccaggtgagacgcttttcgcgctgtttcttgttcaaaagaggcttgacacgaggtatgcggcagttgaaacccatgtctttcatgcgtctcttggtggtggatcttgaagcactgactcctgcagcagtccagtccttgtgaatctcccccacatttttgaatggtttttttttcacaatcttcaccagggcgcggtgattcctatcgcttgtacactttttcctaccacagtttttccttccctttgc
Protein-coding regions in this window:
- the slc18b1 gene encoding MFS-type transporter SLC18B1 — its product is MGTLQRKTTEKTFKTQRRKMEPDEDPPRQDDRPTRMTRQQTLTLISMASVNFSSMICYSILGPFFPIEAEKKGASQTVVGIIFGCYAVSNLIGSLILGRYIVQIGAKMMLIVGLFVSSACTIIFGLLDRVPAGSTFIALCIIVRSVDAVGFAGAMTSSFALSAKVFPNNVATVLGSLEIFTGLGLILGPPVGGWFYESFGYEVPFMLLGCFLLAMVPLNIYILPSIDAVSSKSSFFRLLKNVKILLLCYVIFTLSSGLGFLDTTLSLYAVNQFHLTAGYVGVIMLGLSFPYCVGSPLMGVVTDKYPASRRWLMVVGGVATAVGFLLLGPAPFLHIPKHLWLLVVMLGIIGFSLAMTAIPVFPEIITCAYDKGFEEGLSTLGMVSGLFGAVWSAGMFYGPTMGGFLTQRLSFEWSAAIQGSHALFGAFLLALYYASHPAQPQRIPEERRPSETLPLLNE